A stretch of Syntrophorhabdales bacterium DNA encodes these proteins:
- a CDS encoding nucleoside 2-deoxyribosyltransferase codes for MHVYIAHPAFTETQTNFKEQFIARLKEHLGRLKHCEPLTLIDPFQYAPNIEGNVKHKLTLSKQIKETCLKLLDQCNLLVAIVDDDDTGTAFEAGYAHHKNIPIILVSKDTCDTANAMLLGSAHARFDNVLDETQLSQLASLIEWHYLHLQGPRLTPEK; via the coding sequence ATGCACGTCTACATCGCCCATCCCGCCTTCACAGAGACACAGACGAACTTCAAGGAACAGTTTATCGCCCGGCTGAAGGAACACCTCGGCAGACTTAAACACTGCGAACCCCTCACCCTCATCGACCCCTTCCAGTACGCGCCGAACATTGAGGGAAACGTAAAGCACAAGCTAACGTTATCAAAACAGATCAAGGAAACCTGTCTCAAGCTGCTCGACCAATGTAACCTCCTCGTCGCCATAGTGGACGACGACGATACCGGCACCGCTTTCGAAGCAGGCTACGCCCACCACAAGAACATCCCCATCATCCTCGTATCAAAAGACACCTGTGACACCGCAAACGCCATGCTCCTCGGCTCAGCCCACGCGAGGTTCGACAACGTCCTCGATGAAACCCAACTCTCCCAGCTTGCCAGCCTGATCGAGTGGCACTACCTCCACCTCCAAGGACCACGCCTCACACCTGAGAAG
- a CDS encoding recombinase family protein encodes MKAIGYIRVSTEEQGREGVSLENQRARIEGYCSYKGFALIDIIEDAGISGGKNKTRPGFMVLLDRIESNGIDAIVLYSLERLSRDMLTLLALERFLDERDIELHTVEGQVDTSLPDGWLNFAMKAFLGEMERRQVKYRTKRAMEYKKSQGAVVGSVPYGYRRNGNGLQEHPEEQEVIRIVNQLYKKSPRLVDICRILEERNIKARNGRNFTSQQVKRLIPGYQNSFVKANGTLGRHIRRFIEAVA; translated from the coding sequence ATGAAGGCAATCGGCTACATCAGGGTATCCACCGAGGAACAGGGCCGGGAAGGCGTCAGTCTCGAGAATCAAAGGGCTCGCATTGAGGGGTATTGCTCATACAAAGGATTTGCCCTGATCGATATCATTGAGGACGCCGGCATATCAGGAGGAAAGAACAAGACACGTCCAGGATTCATGGTATTACTCGACAGGATAGAGAGCAACGGCATCGACGCTATTGTGCTCTATTCTCTCGAACGACTCTCACGGGATATGCTCACCCTGCTTGCGCTTGAACGTTTCCTCGACGAGCGTGACATCGAGCTCCACACCGTCGAAGGGCAAGTAGATACCTCTCTTCCCGATGGGTGGCTTAATTTCGCTATGAAGGCCTTCCTCGGCGAAATGGAACGGCGCCAGGTAAAGTACCGCACCAAACGGGCAATGGAGTATAAGAAGAGCCAAGGCGCCGTGGTAGGTTCTGTCCCTTACGGCTACCGTAGAAACGGAAACGGGCTGCAAGAACATCCCGAGGAGCAAGAAGTAATCCGTATCGTGAATCAGCTCTACAAGAAATCTCCGCGGCTGGTGGATATCTGCAGGATTTTAGAAGAAAGAAATATCAAAGCAAGGAACGGCAGAAACTTCACCTCGCAGCAGGTCAAGCGTCTGATTCCAGGCTATCAGAACTCCTTCGTCAAAGCCAACGGTACACTTGGGCGGCACATCAGAAGGTTCATCGAAGCCGTTGCATAA
- a CDS encoding DUF3303 family protein, whose amino-acid sequence MFFMNICTWRPEDEKAVAKRRVGWTWPEGVKVVGEFFDLQGCRTINVVDTDAKGLIASRAAWLDLLKFETFPVYPFGESRKMMKK is encoded by the coding sequence ATGTTTTTCATGAACATTTGCACATGGAGGCCGGAGGACGAAAAGGCAGTTGCCAAGAGAAGGGTGGGATGGACATGGCCCGAGGGCGTGAAAGTCGTCGGCGAATTCTTTGATCTTCAGGGGTGTCGTACCATCAATGTTGTGGATACCGACGCAAAGGGGCTCATCGCCAGCAGAGCCGCCTGGCTCGACCTCCTTAAATTCGAGACCTTCCCGGTCTATCCCTTTGGAGAAAGCCGTAAAATGATGAAGAAATAG
- a CDS encoding AtpZ/AtpI family protein: MAKSDKPKANKREAFNSFLSYGALGLEMGLCVAIGLAAGLYLDRRFETTPILTLVFLGFGLAAAMKAIYRTWKKAERESDSEQ; the protein is encoded by the coding sequence ATGGCAAAGAGTGATAAGCCCAAAGCCAACAAAAGAGAAGCGTTCAATTCTTTTCTGTCATACGGGGCTCTGGGTCTGGAAATGGGTCTATGCGTCGCGATCGGTCTCGCGGCGGGATTATATTTGGACCGTCGCTTTGAAACAACTCCTATTCTGACACTCGTTTTCCTGGGATTTGGTCTGGCAGCGGCGATGAAGGCCATCTACCGGACCTGGAAGAAGGCCGAGAGAGAAAGCGATAGCGAGCAATGA